The genomic DNA CAGGTGGACCGCCAGCGTGCGCGGCTCCCGACCTGTGAGGGCCGGACGCTCGTGTACGAGACGACGTACCCTCACGAGCGCGGCGACGTGTCGTGTCGCGTCAGGGCGACGTTGTGGCCCACCGACCGGACATTCCTGCTCGCCGGGACTGCGTTCCCGACGACGCTCCCGGAAGCCCTGGCGACCGACGAAGCCGTTCCCGCGGTCGAGCCGGAGCGCCACCGCCGCGAGACCCGGGACCTCGTGCGGGGGTTGGCACGGCGGACGACACAGGAGTGACCGTCTCAAGGTGGCTGGGGTGCTCGTCACCGGACGGCGAGAGGGACCGCCAATCGTAAACCGTGTGAGCGTGAGACACACAACAATCTCGGAGAGGCACACGACATGTCAGACGTAACTGGAGCCGGGGCGCGACGACGCGCCGGGTTCTTCAGGCGGCTCCTCGTCGCCATCGGACGGTTCGCGGTGCGGATCGAACAGTTCTACCCCGCGGTCATCAGACGGAACTTCGCGTTCCGACTGTTCGTCCTCGCGGGGATGGTGATCGTCGTCGGTCCGGGCGCGGCGGTGGTGTTCCTCGACAGCGTCGCGGCCGCCGCGGTCGTCTTCTCGACGGTGACGATCCTCACGGGCTTCCTCGCCTACTGTGAGATGTACTGGGTGCTCATCCGTCTCACCGAGGGGGTCGACAGCGTCGAGGCGGGCGAGTACGACGTGGCGTTCGACGTGGAGCGCCCCGACGAGATCGGCGACCTGTTCGACGCCTTCGTCGGGATGGCAGATACCGTCGCCTCGAGTCTCGCGGAGGCGGAGACGGCCCGCGAGGAGGCCGCCGAGGAACGAGAGGCGGCCGACCGGCGGAGTCGCCGCCTCACCGACATCGCCGACCAGTTTGCCGCGCGCCTCGACCGCGTGAAGGGCGGGGATCTGACCGTCAGACTCGACCCACGCGACGCGGTCGAAGACGAGTCGATGGCGGCGGTCGCGGACGCGGTCGACGACACGCTCAACCGCCTGCAAGCCACCGTGGGCCGCGTCGACGCAGTCGCCGACGAGGTGGCGACCGCGAGCGACGACGCCGCGGCGGGCGTCGCACAGGTCGAGACGGCCGCCGAGGACGTGGCCGACTCGACGACGGAGATCTCCGCCGGTGCCGCCGAGCAGTCGGCGGATCTGGACGGGCTCACCGACGAGATGGCGAGTCTCTCCGCGACCGTCGAGGAGGTGACCAGCACCACTCGCGAGATGGCGGGCCGGTCGCAGGACGCGGCCGAGGAAGGGGAACGCGTGGCGGGGTTGGCGACGGACGCCGTCGCGGAGATGGACGCCGTCGCCGATCAGACGCGGGCGACGGAGACGGCGATCCGGGACCTCGCCGACGACGTGGATCGGATCGGCGAGATCGTCGATCTGATCGACGACGTAGCCGAACAGACGAACGTGCTCGCGCTGAACGCCTCCGTCGAGGCCGCTCGTGCGACCGGGACGGGCGGTGCCGGCGACGGGTTCGCCGTCATCGCGGAGGAGGTGAAGGCGCTCGCGACGGAGACGACCGAGGCGACGAGCCGCGCGGCAGAGTTGATCGCCGACGTGCGCGACTCGACGGAGACGGCCGTCGAGGACGTGGTCGAGACACGCGAGCGGGTCGCGACGGGTCGCGACACCGTCGCCGACGCCGCCGAGGCCGTGGAGGGTGTCGTCGAGAGCGTCGAGACCGTCGACGACGGGCTCCAGTCGATCGCCTCCGCGGCCGACCAGCAGGCGCGCACCGCCGAGGGGGTCGTGGCGACGGCCGAGGACGTGGCCGCAGTCAGCGAGCAGACCGCCGCGGAGGCACAGTCGGTCTCCGCGGCGGCAGAGGAACAGTCGGCTTCCTTGTCCGCCGTCGGTGACGAGGTGGAACGGCTCGCCGCTCGGGCGGCAGAACTGGAGGAACTGACCGCCGCGTTCGACACCGGCGACCACGAGGCGGTCGCGAGCGGCGGCACGACTGCGGTGGCGGGGACGGACGACTGAGGGTGGCTCTTCTCTCTCCCACCTCCTCTTCGCCGACGGTGAGAGCCGTCCGGGGTCTCAACTCCCGCGAACGGCTCTGACTACGTCGAACCCGTCGCGGAGCATCAGCGTCGTGTACCACCCGGTCACCCACGCCATCGCGTTGACGATCGCCAACCCGAACAGACACAAGACGAGGCCGCCGGCCGCGACGA from Halobaculum sp. MBLA0147 includes the following:
- a CDS encoding methyl-accepting chemotaxis protein; translated protein: MSDVTGAGARRRAGFFRRLLVAIGRFAVRIEQFYPAVIRRNFAFRLFVLAGMVIVVGPGAAVVFLDSVAAAAVVFSTVTILTGFLAYCEMYWVLIRLTEGVDSVEAGEYDVAFDVERPDEIGDLFDAFVGMADTVASSLAEAETAREEAAEEREAADRRSRRLTDIADQFAARLDRVKGGDLTVRLDPRDAVEDESMAAVADAVDDTLNRLQATVGRVDAVADEVATASDDAAAGVAQVETAAEDVADSTTEISAGAAEQSADLDGLTDEMASLSATVEEVTSTTREMAGRSQDAAEEGERVAGLATDAVAEMDAVADQTRATETAIRDLADDVDRIGEIVDLIDDVAEQTNVLALNASVEAARATGTGGAGDGFAVIAEEVKALATETTEATSRAAELIADVRDSTETAVEDVVETRERVATGRDTVADAAEAVEGVVESVETVDDGLQSIASAADQQARTAEGVVATAEDVAAVSEQTAAEAQSVSAAAEEQSASLSAVGDEVERLAARAAELEELTAAFDTGDHEAVASGGTTAVAGTDD